A stretch of DNA from Acidobacteriota bacterium:
ACGATTCAAGGTGCTGCCACCACCGCCGCCGAAGCCGCCACCACCACCGCGTCCGCCGCCGCCCGCCGATTCGAGGTAATAGACGGTGCCCGCGACGCCCGCGCGCAATTGCGAGTATTGCCGTTCGGGCAGGCCCGGCACGGCGATGATGCGTTGTTGCAGGCCATCGAAATCAATCGTCACCGTAGCAGGCTGACGCGGCGCGCGTGGCGTTGCCGGGGCCTGATCGCCTTGCGCGTTGTCAGTCGGAGCCGTAGGCGGAGCCGCGCCTAGTGCACCGCCGGGGCGGCCACCGCGACCACCGCCATTCGGCGTTCCACCTGGATTCGCAGGCGCGCTGCCGACGCCTTGGTCTTCGTCGCTCTCAGGCAACAGCGGGCTGGGCTCGCCTTTTTTGAGCACGGCAAAATACAAGCCGAAATTTTCGTCGTGGTCATACGAGGTCATATCCAACCATTGCGACTTCAACCCGAAATCCGTCGAAGCAAAGAACCACAGATACTTCCCGCTCGCATCCCACGCGGGCCAAACCGAATCGGCCAACGCATCGGTGACTTGCTTCGTCTCGCCCGTCTCGACGTTGCTGACAAAGATCGCGTGATAGAGCGAACGCAAGCGGCTGGCATACGCGACCCATTTTGAATCGGGACTCCAGACAGGGTTGACCGTGCGCGTCGGCACCATCCACGGGTCGTTGCCGACGATCTTGGCTTGGCCGCTGGCGACATCGAGCACCCAGACTTTCAGATTCGTGTCGGTGTACAACAGCTTCTTGGAATCAGGCGACCACGACGCCGTGTAGTAATGCGTCGGATTGGGCAGCGCAAGCTCGCGCGGCGGCGTCAGGCCGTCTTGCGCTTCGATGACGAGTTTGTATTCGCCCGACTTGTCGCTGAAATACGAAATGAACTTGCCGTCGGGCGACCACGCGGGATCGCGTTCGGCTGACGCGCTCGAATTGCTGAGATTGCGAATGTCGCCTTTCTCGGCGGGAATCGTGAAGACTTCGCCGCGCGCCTCGACGACGACGCGCTTGCCGGTGGGCGAGAGGGCGAGATTGGTCATACGCGCGGTCACGTCTTCCCAGCGCGGCATCATCCACGGGAAATCGCCTGCCGCCGAGATGTTCACAACGTGTTCCTTGCCTGTCTTGGCGTCGAGTTCGTGAACGTAGCCCGCCTGTTCAAACACCACCGCACCCGCGCTCGCGTCAAGCGCCTTCACATCGAAATCAGTGAAGCGCGTGACCTGGGCCAGCTTTTTGGTTTTGGTTTCATACGACCACACGTTGGCTACGCCATCGCGGTCAGAGATGAAGTAAACCGTATCGCCGACCCACGCCGGGTCTACGTCTTTCGAGTCTGTCCACGGCGGCGAGACCAGATCGTAGCTCTTCAAATCCACAATCCAGATTGGGCGATTCTGGCCACCGCGATAATTGCGCCGCTCTTCGTCCCACGAATTGTTCATGCGATACGCGATGCGCGTGCCGTCGGGCGAAAGCTTGCCTTGATAGCCGCGCGGCAGCGGCAATGGCTCTTCCACGCCGCCGGTCGCGGGAACAGTCCAGAAACGCGGCGCGCCACTCGGTGCCCACGTCGCGCGCGCCGAAGCGAACATGATTGCCTTGCCATCCGGCGTCCAGCCCTGCACGGTGTCTGCGCCCGGATGCCACGTCAACCGCTTCGGCTCACCGCCTTCTGCCGGGACGACATAGACATCGAAGTTGCCCGCATATTCGCCGCTGAACGCCAGCCACTTGCCATCGGGCGAAAAGTGCGGATTCGAGGTCTGCCCTTGAAAGCTGGTGACGCGCCGCGCCGCGCCGCCCGCGCGTTCGACCGTCCAGATGTTGTTGGCGTAGGCGAACGCGATCTGCGTCGCGCTAACCGTTGGTGTGCGCAAGAGGCGCGTGGGCCCGGCAGCCGCGCGGGTGTTGAATGTTTTCAGCGCGCCGAACGCGAGCAAGGCGAAGGCGAGCAGGACGAGTGACAAGGTGCGTTTTGACATGGTGGCGACCTCCGATTGAGTGGTTGGAGTTGAATGTGCTTGGTTGCTGGTCTTCATGACTGATTGAGCGTGCTCGGCGTTTCAACAATCTGCACCTAGGCGTTGCTACGAATTCCCCGAAGAACTACACTGCCGCTATGCACGCAATCGAATTCATCACGAACCTGACCGCTGACCCTGTGCTGGCGATTCCCCCAGAGATAGTCGCACAGCTTCCCAAAGCAGGGCAGGCGCGGGTCATCGTTTTAACCAACGGCGATACGGATGACACGGAATGGCGCTTGGCTGCCTACGAACAGTTTATGCGCGACGATTCGTCCGAGGATGGCGTTTACGATACTTATTGAACCGTGTTTGGCGAAATTTTCCTCTGCCAACTCCCCTTCACCAACGGCGCGGTAAGCAAAGCGCGTCCGGTGCTGGTGCTTTTCGATTTACCACAAGACGCCGTGATTTGCCGCGTGACCTCGGTGTTACACGCTGGCCCGCTAGACCTTGCGCTTAGGGATTGGGCGCAGGCAGGCTTGGCAAAGCCTTCCGCCGCGCGGCTTGATCGCTTGGTGACAGCGGAAAAGACGCTGCTCACTCGGCGGCTAGGTCAACTCACCGCGCACGACGAAGCCGCCGTTCGCGTGGCGTGGAATCAGCACATGAAGCTGTGAGGCAAGCCTTGTTCACCGCAACACCTGCTCCCGCATCCGCCACAAATTCGTCGCCGTGAAAGGCTCACCGTCAAAGGCGATCTGCTTCACCGGCTTGGCTTGCTGCTGCAAATAGTCGGTCACGTTCATCCAGCGAATCACGCCGTCTGAAGTGCGAATGACCAGCATCACCGGATATTCCTGCGCCTGCTAATAGTCGGCGTGGCGCGGTTTCTTGATCTTGAAGACTTCGCGTCCGTCCTTGCGCTGTTCCAGATAGGAATCGCCCGATTTCAATTGCAGGTAAACACGCCGTCCGCTGGCATTGCCCTCGCTGTCTTTGAATTCGATCTCGCCGTCAATGCCCCAATCCGAGTTTGCCGTAGGCCGAAAGATTTGGCCCGCTTCGCCCGCAATCGCGAAGGCGTGGCCGAGCAGAATCAATTCGCGGCTCTCGTTGTCAATCGCGCGGCGCGCTTGTTCGTCCAGCGCGCGCACGACGGCTTGCGTCTCTTCCGAAGCGAACTTCTGCTCGATCAAATCCCGCAGCGGAACCCATTGCATGCAATCAACGCAAACAATCTCTTTCTTCCCTTCGGCGAGTTTTTTGCGAACCGTTTCGTGATTGGTCACGGGCGTGGCGCAATGGCCGCACACGTAATGGCGCGTGCGCAACACGTCTTGGTCTTTCGCCTTCAAGTGGTCATGGGCTTAGAAGAAATGGGGCGGATGAAGTTGACCTGGGTCTCGACCGCTACGCCCGGCGCGCAATAGACGGTGAGCTCGCCCGCGCCTTCTGACTTGCGCGTCAGCTTCAACCCGATGCGTTGGCCGCCGCGCTGTCCTGCTGCCGTCTTGAAATCGGCGGCGAAGCGCCAGAGTTGGTCTTTCTCGAACGCCGTCGTGTGATGCAACCGCACGACCAGCGTGGCGTAAATCTCATCCAGCATCCCGCTGAAGTTGTAAGTCACCAGCGCCGCCGGATGATCGCCTTGCGCGGGCCGCTCGCGTTTGAAATAGGACGGGAAGACGAGCAGCGAACCTTGCTCGGACGCTTCGCGCAAACACAGCCCGTGGTCCACGAAAGTCTGGTGCATCGCCCGCAAGACGATCTGCTCTTCGTCGCGCGGCAGCCGTTGCATGTCCTGATAATCCAGCTTCCCGTCGAGTACGTCTGCTTCGCGGATGCTGCCCAACTCGTCCGGGTGGGCGCGCACCTTGCGCATCACGGCGGCGGCGTAACCGTTGATGCGTTCGGGCTGAAGCAATACGAAATCGCCGAATTCCAATTGCCAGACCGCGCCGGGGCCAGCCAGCCATTATTTAAGCTGAATAAGCCTTAAAGGAATGGCTTTAGCGCTAAGAACTTTACGGATGCCAATAAATCACTTTTACAAACAATATCCAACAAGAAATATTCAGCAATACTGTGTGCATTTTTTTGGGGGGTGACAATGAAATAAAAAGG
This window harbors:
- a CDS encoding PD40 domain-containing protein, producing the protein MSKRTLSLVLLAFALLAFGALKTFNTRAAAGPTRLLRTPTVSATQIAFAYANNIWTVERAGGAARRVTSFQGQTSNPHFSPDGKWLAFSGEYAGNFDVYVVPAEGGEPKRLTWHPGADTVQGWTPDGKAIMFASARATWAPSGAPRFWTVPATGGVEEPLPLPRGYQGKLSPDGTRIAYRMNNSWDEERRNYRGGQNRPIWIVDLKSYDLVSPPWTDSKDVDPAWVGDTVYFISDRDGVANVWSYETKTKKLAQVTRFTDFDVKALDASAGAVVFEQAGYVHELDAKTGKEHVVNISAAGDFPWMMPRWEDVTARMTNLALSPTGKRVVVEARGEVFTIPAEKGDIRNLSNSSASAERDPAWSPDGKFISYFSDKSGEYKLVIEAQDGLTPPRELALPNPTHYYTASWSPDSKKLLYTDTNLKVWVLDVASGQAKIVGNDPWMVPTRTVNPVWSPDSKWVAYASRLRSLYHAIFVSNVETGETKQVTDALADSVWPAWDASGKYLWFFASTDFGLKSQWLDMTSYDHDENFGLYFAVLKKGEPSPLLPESDEDQGVGSAPANPGGTPNGGGRGGRPGGALGAAPPTAPTDNAQGDQAPATPRAPRQPATVTIDFDGLQQRIIAVPGLPERQYSQLRAGVAGTVYYLESAGGGGRGGGGGFGGGGGSTLNRFRLSDRRAAPFVTGVATYDVSADGHKLVYRAGGGGGGGGRGGGGFGAAPAPSLFIVDADRQPPQPGQGRLNVALRMYLDPKEEFKQIFNEGWRNQRDYLYVPNMHGSDWPKMREMYGALLPYVNHRADLNYLLDNMGAEIAIGHSYVRGGDMPDVPNSPGGLLGADFTVEQGRYKITRLYDNESWNPDLRAPLHAPGVEVAVGDFILAINGVELKAPDNIFRLLDGTANRQTVLTVNSRPSIEGARQVTVIPTTTEQALRARAWVEANRRMVDKLSDGKLAYVHLPNTGQPGYTSFNRYYFAQQDKQGAVIDERYNGGGSAADYIIDVLQRDFDGYFNNVAGERYPFTSPSAGIWGPKVMIVNEMAGSGGDLMPWMFRHRKIGLLVGKRTWGGLVHTADTPTFIDGGSMIAPRGGFFTREGKWDVENVGTPPDVDVENWPKDVIAGHDPQLERAVQEALRMLKEKPVNRMSIEPPPPVWGQRKTDAPAAPVTTGGKQQRKQ
- a CDS encoding type II toxin-antitoxin system PemK/MazF family toxin, whose protein sequence is MFGEIFLCQLPFTNGAVSKARPVLVLFDLPQDAVICRVTSVLHAGPLDLALRDWAQAGLAKPSAARLDRLVTAEKTLLTRRLGQLTAHDEAAVRVAWNQHMKL
- a CDS encoding DUF4365 domain-containing protein, with protein sequence MKAKDQDVLRTRHYVCGHCATPVTNHETVRKKLAEGKKEIVCVDCMQWVPLRDLIEQKFASEETQAVVRALDEQARRAIDNESRELILLGHAFAIAGEAGQIFRPTANSDWGIDGEIEFKDSEGNASGRRVYLQLKSGDSYLEQRKDGREVFKIKKPRHADY